From Orenia marismortui DSM 5156, one genomic window encodes:
- a CDS encoding TolC family protein, translating to MRKNIVLSLVFCMLFSLIISNLAYAEESYQSEFDKVNIGIIYEGNDKFNLKLKKRIEKEVLELLSDKYQVEFSEFRADDLAVHNIVMDKLLANQEIDVIITAGILGSYSAISRDNFSKAVIAPFIIDDDTVNFSIKEDKSGVENLNFITVNSFLKRDIKFFKRLTNFDKMTFITPKNLIMGNEKIVELLNQEAKENNIKVDYIYTNNSKKDIIKELDKVEVAYIFPLISEDKGSLLLAELNQRKIPTFTLADIMRYKEGFLAGYSHNKEINARARAAALNLELILAGEEAADLPIYIDKSDEEFVINMKVAHEIGFLPDWDILETAKLINQDNSVKEELTLQESIETALDNNLDLQAAEKDLDIAQDNLKQASNKRKPKFDLNTTYAQVDETRAGKGIASEQKLTGGLKLEQVLFSEDLNANIDIKGDLYKQSKVELKKKKLDLILDTINSYIQTLKVRADMRLQEENIQLIKDNLNIAKTKNEIGVSGPADIYRWESQQSVGLMNLSQAESQLRMVKDNLKRTLNLPLTEDIELTEIDQQNLFQELYKEFKIDNSWELENLSEKLVKESIQNSPEVESIDYLIKVKEREYQMKKRRYYLPQIGLSAQYDTYLEEWGIDGPSGADAHGEDEWSIGIQASFPLYDGGNKKVELSKVKKEIQQLKTTKKSLVDKLSQNLRNKLTVVNTEYRKNKYAKDAVDTAYKNLELVKDAYSKGLVSVAELLDAQSAVINAKRQEFVTKYNFLNSVAEVQRALGNFDIIDIN from the coding sequence ATGAGAAAAAATATAGTATTAAGTCTAGTATTTTGCATGTTATTTAGCTTAATAATATCAAATTTAGCTTATGCAGAAGAAAGTTATCAATCTGAGTTTGATAAAGTAAATATTGGTATAATTTATGAAGGCAATGATAAATTTAATTTAAAATTAAAAAAGAGGATTGAAAAGGAGGTATTAGAATTATTATCTGATAAATATCAAGTTGAATTCAGTGAGTTTAGAGCTGATGATTTAGCAGTTCATAATATAGTAATGGATAAGTTATTGGCTAATCAGGAGATAGATGTTATTATCACAGCAGGAATTTTGGGTTCTTACTCTGCCATAAGTAGAGATAATTTTAGCAAAGCAGTTATAGCTCCTTTTATAATTGATGATGATACTGTCAATTTTAGTATCAAAGAAGATAAGAGTGGAGTTGAAAATTTAAATTTTATAACTGTTAATTCTTTTTTGAAAAGGGATATTAAGTTTTTTAAGAGATTAACTAATTTTGATAAGATGACTTTTATAACTCCTAAGAATCTTATTATGGGAAATGAAAAAATAGTGGAGCTATTAAATCAAGAAGCAAAAGAAAATAATATAAAGGTAGATTACATATATACAAACAATTCAAAAAAAGATATTATAAAAGAATTAGATAAGGTTGAAGTAGCTTATATTTTCCCACTTATATCAGAGGATAAAGGATCTTTGCTACTTGCTGAATTGAATCAACGAAAAATTCCTACCTTTACATTAGCAGATATTATGAGGTATAAAGAAGGATTTTTAGCAGGATATTCTCATAATAAAGAAATAAATGCAAGGGCAAGAGCTGCAGCACTTAATCTAGAACTGATCTTGGCAGGAGAAGAAGCTGCTGATTTACCGATTTATATTGATAAAAGTGATGAGGAATTTGTTATCAATATGAAAGTGGCACATGAGATAGGATTTTTACCTGACTGGGATATTTTAGAGACTGCTAAGTTAATTAATCAGGATAATTCAGTCAAAGAAGAATTAACTTTACAAGAATCGATAGAAACTGCTCTTGATAATAATTTAGATTTACAAGCAGCAGAAAAAGATTTAGACATAGCTCAAGATAATTTAAAACAAGCTAGCAACAAAAGAAAGCCGAAATTTGATTTAAATACTACCTATGCTCAGGTAGATGAAACTAGAGCAGGAAAAGGAATTGCATCAGAACAGAAGTTAACTGGTGGGCTAAAGCTTGAACAAGTCTTATTTAGTGAAGATCTAAATGCTAATATAGATATCAAGGGAGATTTATACAAACAAAGTAAAGTAGAGTTAAAGAAGAAGAAATTAGATTTGATTTTAGATACTATTAATTCTTATATTCAAACATTAAAGGTAAGGGCAGATATGAGGTTACAGGAAGAGAATATTCAATTAATTAAAGATAATCTAAATATAGCCAAAACTAAAAATGAAATTGGGGTTTCAGGACCTGCTGATATATATAGATGGGAAAGTCAACAGTCAGTAGGGTTAATGAACTTATCACAAGCAGAAAGTCAATTAAGGATGGTTAAGGATAATCTAAAAAGAACTTTAAACCTACCTTTAACAGAGGATATTGAACTAACAGAAATAGATCAACAGAACCTATTCCAAGAATTGTATAAAGAATTTAAAATTGATAATTCCTGGGAATTAGAAAATTTAAGTGAGAAACTGGTTAAAGAAAGTATTCAAAATTCACCAGAGGTAGAAAGTATAGATTATTTAATCAAAGTCAAAGAGAGAGAATATCAAATGAAGAAAAGAAGATATTACCTACCTCAAATAGGATTATCTGCACAATATGATACTTATTTAGAAGAATGGGGTATAGATGGTCCAAGTGGGGCAGATGCTCATGGTGAAGATGAGTGGAGTATTGGTATTCAAGCCTCTTTTCCATTATATGATGGTGGTAACAAGAAGGTAGAACTTTCTAAGGTTAAAAAAGAGATTCAACAGTTAAAAACAACTAAAAAATCTTTGGTAGATAAATTATCACAAAATCTTAGAAATAAACTAACAGTTGTTAATACAGAGTATAGAAAGAATAAATATGCTAAGGATGCAGTGGATACAGCATATAAAAATTTAGAGTTGGTTAAAGATGCTTATTCTAAAGGTCTTGTGTCAGTTGCTGAACTTTTGGATGCTCAATCAGCAGTAATAAATGCTAAGAGGCAAGAGTTTGTAACCAAATATAATTTCTTGAATTCAGTAGCTGAGGTACAAAGAGCACTTGGAAATTTTGATATTATTGATATTAACTAG
- a CDS encoding efflux RND transporter periplasmic adaptor subunit, whose product MKKIKALLILLTLAVLSLIIAGCGNSVAKEAAVKKVIRPVEYQKVELKKVDFTYGYSGTLEPNVSINVSFRIPGKIENIFVEVGNKVDEGQLLAELDKTDYKLQVKAMESNISQAKAGVSSSLAKVSQVESAIASVEAQYSEATSSFNRIKRLYQNNNVSKADYDKAKAAKESVEAKLKQVKAQLAEAKEGVENARARVDSYQSQLELAKLKLSYTELKAPMSGTIVKKDYEPNENISAGRPVFTLDGNGGFEVKVFVDENLISKIEEGQQVAIEVLALNKSNLQGRVDEIGRQIKGYKGNYPLTIRITKGLKELRAGMTAKVYFSFSEDKNKLILPVSAVIANDEGNFVYTLSKFSDGYAKVKKVRVETGKLNSKGIEILNGLKIGELVVTKGATQIVDNQEVRLLN is encoded by the coding sequence ATGAAAAAAATAAAAGCTTTATTAATATTATTAACATTAGCTGTTTTATCCTTGATAATAGCAGGATGTGGCAATAGTGTAGCAAAGGAAGCAGCAGTTAAGAAGGTTATCAGGCCCGTTGAGTATCAGAAAGTAGAATTAAAGAAGGTGGACTTCACTTACGGTTATTCTGGAACTTTAGAGCCAAATGTAAGTATTAATGTTAGTTTTAGGATACCAGGGAAGATAGAAAATATATTTGTAGAGGTTGGTAATAAAGTAGATGAGGGTCAATTATTAGCTGAGTTAGATAAGACCGATTATAAATTACAAGTAAAAGCAATGGAGTCTAACATAAGTCAAGCTAAAGCTGGAGTAAGTAGTTCCTTGGCAAAGGTTTCACAAGTAGAATCTGCGATAGCTAGTGTAGAAGCACAGTATAGTGAAGCAACTAGTAGCTTTAATAGAATTAAAAGATTATATCAAAATAATAATGTATCTAAAGCAGATTATGATAAAGCTAAAGCTGCCAAAGAATCTGTTGAAGCAAAATTAAAACAGGTTAAAGCTCAATTAGCAGAAGCTAAAGAAGGTGTGGAAAATGCTAGAGCAAGAGTTGATTCCTATCAAAGTCAATTGGAATTAGCTAAATTAAAGTTAAGCTATACTGAGCTAAAGGCACCTATGTCAGGAACTATTGTCAAGAAAGATTATGAACCAAATGAGAATATAAGTGCAGGTAGGCCTGTATTTACACTTGATGGTAATGGTGGATTTGAGGTAAAGGTATTTGTTGATGAGAACTTAATCTCCAAGATAGAGGAAGGTCAGCAAGTAGCAATAGAAGTTTTAGCTCTTAATAAAAGTAATTTGCAAGGAAGAGTAGATGAGATCGGAAGGCAAATTAAGGGTTATAAAGGAAACTATCCACTAACTATAAGAATCACTAAAGGTCTAAAAGAACTAAGAGCTGGAATGACAGCAAAGGTTTATTTTAGTTTTTCAGAGGATAAAAACAAATTGATTTTACCAGTATCAGCAGTAATTGCTAATGATGAAGGTAATTTTGTATATACATTAAGCAAATTTTCTGATGGATATGCAAAAGTAAAGAAAGTTAGAGTAGAGACAGGAAAACTTAACTCTAAAGGTATAGAAATTTTAAATGGATTAAAGATAGGAGAACTTGTAGTAACTAAAGGTGCAACTCAAATAGTAGACAATCAAGAAGTTCGATTACTAAACTAG
- a CDS encoding efflux RND transporter permease subunit, with product MGFTELAIKKKYVTFTLIALLIIGGVGAYFNLPKSENPGFIVKTATIITYMPGASPDKIENLISDKIEEAVKEIPELDYVESTNKTGFSLVKVNIESQYKDLRPIWDSMRRKVNAIKSQLPSNSIGPIINDEYGDVFGTIIGITGEDYSYAELEDMVEDMRDELLTIDEVAKVDIVGQQDKRIFIEYDNDKLSEMNLSPYQLQQMLAGRNIILSGGNIELGSERIPLEPTGDYNDVEEIKNTLISLPDGNMIYLKDIADVREGYIDPARAKMRVDNKPALGLAISMKDGGQITKLGKKVQDKVEYFKTQYPIGVNFDFISLQSKLVEKKVSSFTANLIQSTLTVIAVLLIFLGLKEGVLVSTLVPVVIAITFLLMSIFGIGIDTISLAALIISLGMLVDNSVVMAESIIAKLEEGMGKLEAAISSAKELKVPLLVASLVTCAAFSPIGFAQSNVGEFAGGIFKVVALALMTSWVLSLTMVPLFAVLFLKIDKKEEAYNGRIYKGHGKLLLSLMKHKVLFVILMIFIVFLGVKGMGLVPKVFMPKDKKTVMTFEVKMPKGTSIRRTEMVARNIDEYIEDKLKVKPEQEEVSFFKQLLSGGTTVKYKDEGILNWGTFIGEGAPRFTLAYSAELNSPEYIYYLINTTSVEVIKDLIPKLEGYTINKFPDSEVKAQELEIMPVGKPIQIRVSGREMDKLYDIVHSVKDKLRTIDGVEDISDDWGLKTKKLTININQDRLEKAGLSNRDVAISLQTVLDGIQLTEYRKDNDIIPVLLRDKQSKNIDISTLETTKVYSQRTGKSVSLKQIAEIKNLWEPSMIYRRDGIRTITVKADTKEGYTAAEINNQLKPWLDQEKSSWGRGYNYAFGGEYESSTEANESIGAQLPITGLVILLLLVIQFNSYKKPLTIILIVPLTIIGVAIGLLVTGKAFGFMEILGLISLVGIIINNSIVLIDRIGIELDEFNRSPQDAILEAAKRRLRPIFLTSATTICGLLPLWFSGDALFGGMAVSLIFGLAFGLLITLVAVPVVYSIVFNINYKNYEYKIDDNISIEG from the coding sequence ATGGGATTTACTGAATTAGCAATTAAGAAGAAGTATGTAACTTTTACTCTAATAGCCTTATTGATTATAGGTGGAGTTGGAGCTTATTTTAATCTGCCAAAATCTGAAAATCCAGGTTTTATTGTTAAAACAGCTACGATAATAACTTATATGCCAGGAGCAAGTCCTGATAAAATTGAAAATTTAATTTCTGATAAAATTGAGGAAGCAGTCAAGGAAATACCAGAATTAGATTATGTAGAAAGTACAAATAAAACCGGTTTTTCTTTAGTAAAAGTAAATATAGAGTCACAATATAAAGATTTGAGACCAATCTGGGATAGCATGAGAAGAAAGGTTAATGCAATTAAATCTCAATTACCATCAAATAGCATAGGGCCTATTATTAATGATGAGTATGGAGATGTTTTTGGAACTATAATCGGAATTACTGGAGAAGATTATAGCTATGCTGAGCTTGAAGATATGGTTGAAGATATGCGTGATGAACTCTTAACTATAGATGAGGTTGCTAAAGTAGATATAGTTGGACAGCAAGACAAGAGAATTTTCATAGAATATGATAATGATAAGTTATCTGAGATGAATCTTTCTCCATATCAGTTACAACAGATGTTAGCAGGAAGAAATATTATATTATCAGGGGGGAATATAGAATTAGGATCAGAAAGGATTCCTCTAGAGCCAACAGGTGATTATAATGATGTAGAAGAGATTAAAAATACTTTAATTTCACTTCCTGATGGTAATATGATTTATCTAAAAGATATAGCAGATGTTAGAGAAGGATATATAGATCCAGCTCGTGCTAAGATGAGAGTAGATAATAAGCCAGCTTTAGGATTGGCTATCTCTATGAAAGATGGAGGTCAAATTACTAAATTAGGAAAGAAGGTTCAAGACAAGGTAGAGTATTTCAAGACTCAGTATCCAATAGGTGTAAATTTTGATTTTATCTCTTTACAATCAAAATTAGTTGAAAAGAAGGTAAGTAGTTTTACTGCAAACTTAATTCAAAGTACCTTAACAGTTATAGCTGTATTACTAATATTTTTAGGATTAAAAGAAGGAGTTTTAGTATCTACCTTAGTTCCGGTAGTAATTGCTATTACCTTTCTTTTGATGTCAATCTTTGGAATAGGAATAGATACAATCTCCTTAGCAGCTTTAATAATATCTTTAGGAATGTTAGTTGATAACTCTGTTGTTATGGCAGAATCAATTATAGCTAAATTAGAAGAGGGAATGGGTAAATTAGAAGCAGCTATTTCTTCAGCTAAGGAGTTAAAGGTTCCATTATTAGTAGCTTCTTTAGTAACTTGTGCTGCATTCTCTCCAATTGGATTTGCTCAATCTAATGTAGGAGAGTTTGCTGGTGGAATCTTTAAGGTAGTAGCCTTAGCTTTAATGACATCTTGGGTATTATCTTTGACTATGGTTCCTTTGTTTGCCGTCTTATTTTTGAAGATTGATAAGAAAGAAGAGGCATATAATGGGAGAATATATAAAGGTCATGGTAAATTACTATTAAGTCTAATGAAGCATAAAGTGTTATTTGTAATCTTAATGATCTTCATAGTATTTTTAGGAGTTAAAGGAATGGGCTTAGTGCCTAAAGTATTTATGCCTAAAGATAAGAAGACTGTGATGACCTTTGAAGTTAAGATGCCTAAAGGGACTTCAATTAGAAGAACAGAAATGGTTGCCAGAAATATAGATGAGTATATAGAAGATAAATTAAAAGTAAAGCCAGAACAAGAAGAAGTAAGCTTCTTTAAACAGCTATTATCTGGTGGAACTACAGTAAAATATAAAGATGAGGGAATATTAAATTGGGGAACTTTTATAGGAGAAGGTGCTCCAAGATTTACCTTAGCTTATAGTGCTGAATTAAATAGCCCTGAATATATTTACTATTTAATTAACACAACTTCTGTAGAGGTAATTAAAGATTTAATTCCTAAATTAGAAGGATATACTATTAATAAATTTCCTGATAGCGAAGTTAAAGCTCAAGAATTAGAGATCATGCCTGTGGGAAAACCAATTCAAATTAGAGTCTCTGGTAGGGAAATGGATAAGCTTTATGATATAGTTCATTCTGTCAAAGATAAGCTTAGAACAATTGATGGAGTTGAAGACATTAGTGATGATTGGGGATTGAAAACTAAGAAACTAACTATAAATATAAATCAAGATCGACTAGAAAAAGCTGGTCTAAGTAATAGAGATGTAGCAATTTCTTTGCAAACAGTCTTAGATGGTATTCAGTTAACAGAATATAGAAAAGATAATGATATAATACCAGTATTATTAAGAGATAAGCAGAGTAAAAATATTGATATCTCTACTTTAGAGACTACTAAAGTTTATTCTCAAAGAACAGGAAAATCTGTTTCACTAAAACAGATAGCAGAAATCAAGAATTTATGGGAGCCTTCTATGATTTATAGAAGGGATGGTATTAGAACGATTACTGTCAAAGCAGATACGAAGGAAGGTTATACAGCAGCAGAAATTAATAATCAATTAAAACCATGGCTTGATCAGGAGAAATCAAGTTGGGGAAGAGGATATAACTATGCTTTTGGTGGAGAATATGAAAGTTCTACAGAAGCTAATGAATCTATTGGAGCACAGCTACCTATAACTGGATTAGTTATCTTGTTATTGCTTGTTATTCAATTTAATTCTTATAAGAAACCATTGACAATTATATTAATAGTACCACTTACAATTATTGGAGTAGCTATTGGTTTGCTAGTTACTGGAAAAGCTTTTGGATTTATGGAAATATTAGGGCTTATATCTTTGGTGGGAATAATTATTAATAATTCGATTGTACTCATTGATAGAATTGGTATAGAATTAGATGAATTTAATAGAAGTCCACAAGATGCTATTTTAGAAGCTGCTAAAAGAAGATTACGTCCAATCTTCTTGACTAGTGCAACAACTATTTGTGGTTTATTACCACTTTGGTTTAGTGGTGATGCACTATTTGGTGGAATGGCGGTATCTTTAATCTTTGGATTAGCCTTTGGGTTATTAATAACTCTTGTAGCAGTTCCTGTAGTTTATTCTATAGTTTTTAATATTAATTATAAGAACTATGAGTATAAGATTGATGATAATATCTCTATAGAGGGATAA
- a CDS encoding patatin-like phospholipase family protein, with translation MSKKFRIYLTVLLLVSLNSTYVLANINADSNLTRVVKDEEIYLVEDYQRFKSSSRPKVAVALTGGGAKAFFNIGVIKALEEEDIPIDLIVGTSMGSIIGTMYGSGISIEQIEEIVTEAPFTNLLEMNFIDNDSFFETAKVNKFLENIAPYKRLEKFPIPTALLTLEVDSGHKYIITTDRISKVVQASYAIPHFFPLYQMEDKYFADPGILENSPAKAAKALGADFVIATTYTADKSHDSYETPNKIINRYVDIVSEKNNKRILNNYSDIIVEADISGYSFFDFSSAGELIEIGYQSTKDQISKLKVALKSKRIPLRKRVARKKLALDQEFNDIKYDRILVSSIIFNPVLHYGQDYSFFKQDLLRSYLNIPQYGFEFEKDKVDFKFLATNNVTNDLEAELRWKKLTQNTDLIAKTRIESNETDDGEIGIRYYEDNYFWSAGVGSINNNSYVFADAKYELGFNRLDLEGEIDLFFDEAGKVPKILISKKTVSKLSDSWLLKPKVVFNNSELIESPLIYRGSTPDDFSRFQFSLDYAYTHQFVKSIKLTKIIDIKDIGAYLFTDYLNDKESSLAYGVGFNGDFYLLGLKPFRLDCYLSYDQNNEESIIRANLNYNF, from the coding sequence ATGTCAAAGAAGTTTAGAATATATTTAACTGTTTTATTATTAGTTTCTCTTAATTCAACTTATGTTTTGGCAAATATAAATGCAGATAGTAATTTGACTAGAGTGGTCAAAGATGAGGAAATATATTTAGTAGAAGATTATCAGCGCTTTAAATCATCTTCCCGTCCAAAAGTTGCAGTCGCATTGACAGGTGGAGGGGCTAAAGCTTTTTTTAATATAGGTGTGATTAAAGCTTTAGAGGAGGAAGATATTCCAATAGATTTAATTGTAGGAACTAGTATGGGATCGATTATTGGAACTATGTATGGTAGTGGAATTTCTATTGAGCAGATTGAAGAGATAGTAACAGAAGCTCCCTTTACTAATTTATTGGAAATGAATTTTATAGATAATGACTCTTTTTTTGAGACTGCTAAAGTTAATAAGTTTCTTGAGAATATAGCACCTTATAAGAGGTTAGAAAAATTTCCTATACCTACAGCCTTATTAACTTTAGAAGTAGATAGTGGGCATAAGTATATAATTACTACCGATAGAATATCCAAAGTAGTACAAGCTTCCTATGCTATTCCTCATTTCTTTCCACTTTATCAGATGGAGGATAAATATTTTGCTGATCCTGGTATTTTAGAAAATTCCCCTGCTAAGGCAGCTAAAGCTTTAGGGGCAGATTTTGTGATTGCTACTACGTATACAGCTGATAAAAGTCATGATAGTTATGAAACTCCAAATAAGATAATTAATCGATATGTAGATATAGTCTCAGAGAAGAATAATAAGAGAATACTTAACAATTATTCAGATATAATAGTTGAAGCTGATATTAGTGGTTACTCTTTTTTTGATTTTAGTAGTGCTGGTGAATTAATTGAAATTGGATATCAAAGCACTAAAGATCAGATTTCAAAACTAAAAGTGGCCTTAAAATCTAAAAGAATTCCTTTGAGAAAAAGAGTAGCTAGAAAGAAGTTAGCTTTAGATCAAGAGTTTAATGATATAAAATATGATAGAATTTTAGTTTCTTCTATTATATTTAATCCAGTTCTTCATTATGGGCAAGACTATTCTTTCTTTAAACAAGATTTGTTAAGAAGTTATTTAAATATTCCCCAATATGGCTTTGAGTTTGAAAAAGATAAGGTTGATTTTAAATTTCTAGCAACTAATAATGTTACTAATGATTTAGAAGCAGAACTTAGGTGGAAGAAGTTAACTCAAAACACTGATCTTATAGCTAAGACCAGAATTGAGTCTAATGAGACTGATGATGGAGAGATAGGGATTAGATATTATGAGGATAATTATTTTTGGAGTGCAGGGGTAGGAAGTATTAATAATAATAGTTATGTTTTTGCAGATGCTAAGTATGAGCTAGGTTTTAATAGATTAGATTTAGAAGGAGAAATTGATTTATTCTTTGATGAAGCTGGTAAAGTTCCTAAAATTTTAATTTCTAAGAAGACAGTTTCTAAATTAAGCGATTCTTGGCTTTTAAAACCGAAAGTAGTATTTAATAATAGTGAGCTTATAGAATCTCCTCTGATTTATCGAGGATCTACTCCAGATGATTTTAGTAGGTTTCAATTTTCTTTAGATTATGCTTATACCCATCAGTTTGTTAAAAGCATAAAATTGACAAAAATTATTGATATTAAAGATATTGGCGCTTATTTATTCACAGATTATTTAAATGATAAAGAATCCTCTCTAGCTTATGGGGTTGGTTTTAATGGAGATTTTTATTTATTGGGACTGAAACCCTTTAGGTTGGATTGTTATCTATCTTATGATCAGAATAATGAGGAGTCTATTATTAGGGCTAATTTAAATTATAACTTTTAA
- a CDS encoding TetR/AcrR family transcriptional regulator encodes MHPKKEKIFEAAIEKFAKKGTTSTTMQEIVKAAGIGKGTLYRYFENKEDLIFSLIEFRFNIIFEKVKADIIKLDDPIQKIEKVIDAHLNFCAIHGANKFLIREVWGYKSKFKNAIQEMMSLYTGFIKDIIEEGIEQGKFKEVNALNAATALIGMIDITIIRCMMFEEDFLTNKIREDIVEIYLNGMVID; translated from the coding sequence ATGCATCCCAAAAAAGAGAAGATATTTGAGGCTGCGATAGAGAAGTTTGCTAAAAAGGGTACAACTTCTACAACGATGCAAGAGATTGTGAAAGCAGCAGGTATAGGAAAAGGAACTTTATATCGTTATTTTGAAAATAAAGAAGATCTAATTTTTTCTTTGATTGAGTTTAGGTTTAATATAATATTTGAAAAGGTTAAGGCTGATATAATTAAATTAGATGATCCTATTCAAAAAATAGAGAAAGTAATAGATGCACATTTGAACTTTTGTGCTATTCATGGAGCAAATAAATTTTTAATCCGAGAAGTTTGGGGATATAAAAGTAAATTTAAGAATGCTATTCAAGAGATGATGTCGCTTTACACTGGATTTATTAAAGATATTATTGAAGAAGGGATAGAACAGGGTAAATTTAAAGAAGTAAATGCGCTTAATGCAGCTACTGCTTTAATTGGGATGATTGATATAACTATTATACGTTGTATGATGTTTGAAGAAGATTTTTTAACAAATAAAATTAGAGAAGATATTGTTGAAATTTATTTAAATGGAATGGTTATAGACTAA
- a CDS encoding RidA family protein yields the protein MAKRIINTDKAPQALGAYSQATELNGTLFVSGQIAIDPESGEVITANVGIQTRQIMENLKAILLEAGYDFEDVMKVEVFISDMDDFEQINEIYGDYFKREEPARACVEVSRLPKDVKVEIALVAMKG from the coding sequence ATGGCAAAAAGGATTATTAATACTGATAAAGCACCACAGGCTTTAGGAGCTTATTCTCAAGCAACTGAGCTAAATGGTACATTATTTGTTTCAGGTCAAATTGCTATTGATCCAGAAAGTGGAGAAGTAATTACTGCTAATGTGGGGATTCAAACTAGACAGATTATGGAGAACTTAAAGGCTATTTTATTGGAGGCTGGATATGATTTTGAAGATGTAATGAAAGTAGAAGTGTTCATCTCTGATATGGATGATTTTGAACAAATCAATGAAATTTATGGTGATTATTTTAAGCGAGAAGAACCTGCTAGAGCTTGTGTAGAGGTAAGTCGATTGCCTAAAGATGTAAAGGTAGAGATAGCTTTAGTAGCTATGAAGGGTTAA
- a CDS encoding DMT family transporter, with protein sequence MGEKNSYLPILAGLGTSFIFGFSFLFTKQALDSLDVFHLLALRFSFAAVLLTILKLLRIIKIDFKGKRWGLLILLGFCQPVAYFICETLGLELTTSSEAGMMIALIPVVVTILASIFLKEIPNRNQLLFVIISVAGVIFIVTMKGNTEVNGNLLGIFLLLGAVFSASFFNIISRKSSLQFKPVEITYIMMMMGAIIFNVISLFSHIRDNNINNYFAPLANLNILFAIFYLGIVSSVIAFFLVNFTLAKMEASRSAVFANLTTVISVIAGVLLRNEPFYWFHLLGGMMILLGVWGTNYYGQNNKAFEENQIDY encoded by the coding sequence ATGGGAGAAAAGAATAGTTACCTGCCTATTTTGGCAGGTCTTGGAACATCATTTATCTTTGGGTTTTCTTTTTTATTTACTAAACAAGCTTTGGATTCTTTAGATGTATTTCATTTATTAGCTTTAAGATTTAGCTTTGCAGCAGTATTATTAACTATACTAAAGTTACTAAGAATAATCAAAATAGACTTTAAAGGAAAACGATGGGGGTTATTAATTTTATTGGGGTTTTGCCAGCCAGTAGCATATTTTATCTGTGAAACTCTTGGCTTAGAATTGACTACTTCTTCAGAAGCTGGAATGATGATAGCTCTAATTCCAGTAGTAGTAACTATTTTGGCTTCAATCTTCTTAAAAGAGATTCCTAATAGAAATCAGCTTCTATTTGTTATTATTTCAGTAGCTGGAGTTATTTTTATTGTTACTATGAAGGGGAATACAGAGGTTAATGGTAATCTACTAGGAATATTTCTGTTACTTGGAGCAGTATTTTCAGCTTCCTTCTTTAATATAATATCTAGGAAATCATCCTTGCAGTTTAAACCTGTAGAGATAACTTATATTATGATGATGATGGGAGCAATAATCTTTAATGTGATTTCATTATTTTCTCATATTAGAGATAATAATATTAATAATTATTTTGCTCCCCTAGCTAATTTGAATATATTATTTGCTATATTTTATTTGGGGATAGTATCATCAGTAATTGCTTTCTTTTTAGTTAACTTTACACTAGCTAAGATGGAGGCTTCTCGTTCAGCGGTATTTGCTAATCTTACTACAGTAATTTCTGTAATTGCAGGGGTCTTATTGAGAAATGAGCCTTTCTATTGGTTCCATCTTCTAGGAGGGATGATGATATTATTAGGTGTATGGGGAACTAATTATTATGGACAAAATAATAAAGCCTTCGAAGAGAATCAGATCGATTATTAA